In the genome of Bosea sp. ANAM02, the window ACGCCGAGACCGACGGCACCGAAGCCGTCGCGGCCGAAGCACAGGGCCAGTCCGAGCGTGGCGAGGGTGAGAACGGCCGTCGCCGCCGCCGTCGCCGTCGGCGCCGGCGTGGCGGCGAGCGCGACGAGCAGGGCCAGCAGCTCGACGGCGCGCAGGGCGATGACGAAGGCGACGAGGGCGAGGATGACGGCGACGGGGCCGTGACCCCGGCCGCTGCCGAGCCGGTTGCCGAAGCCGTGGCCGAGGTCGCCCCGGAGCCGGTCGCCGAGGAGCCCGCAGCCAAGCCGAAGCGCAGCCGCGCCCGCAAGCCGAAGGCCGAGGCCGCCAAGGAGACCGAGGCCAAGGTCGAGACCGCCGCGGCCGAAACCGCTCCCGCCGAGGCCGAGAAGCCCAAGCGCAGCCGCTCGCGCAAGAAGGTCGTGCCGATCACCGAGGGCAGCGAAGCCGCCGCGGAAGCCGCTCCGGCCCCCGCCGAGACGAAGGCCGAGGCCCCGGCTGCGGCTCCCGAGGCCGCTCCGGCTCCGGTCGAGCCCGCTCCGGCGCCTGAGCCCGCCCCGGCCAAGGCCCCGGTGGAAGAACCCGTCGCGGTCGTGCTGACCGAGCCGGACCCGAACCGGCCCAAGCGCGGCGGCTGGTGGAACCGGCTCGCCGGCCGCTCCTGATCGCGCTGACCACATCCGCTGAATGACGAAGCCCGCTGCGATCCGCAGCGGGCTTTTTCTTTTCACGGTCCAGCAAAGCGGGCAGGATCATCGTCCGGAGAGCATGCCACCCGAGGCAGGAGCCGATGCCGCCGCCACGTAACCGCGAGCGCATGGTCATGATCGCGCTGGCCGCCATCGGCTTGACGGGCCTCGCTTATCTCGCCTGGAGCGCGATCGGCTGGTTCGGCGTGGGCATGCTCGGGCTGCTGGTGCTGTTCGTCGCGCTCAGGGTCGAGCTTGAGGGTGATCGTCCGGTCGGAACGCAGACGACGCCCACGCTCTACGCCGATCAATTCCATGCCGAGCGCGCACAGAATCGCGCCGAGCGTGCAGGCAGGCGCGCCGAGGTCGCATCATTTACCGCGTCGACCGGCCTGTTCGCCTATGCCGGCGCCCTACTTGCCATCAGCAGCTTCGGGCTGGTCTTCCTCGGATGGGGGCACTCCGATCCGCCAGCGCTCCTGTATCTGTTCGGCAGCCTCATCTGGGACACCTTCCAGAAAGGCAGGCCCTGACAGGGTGGGAACGGCTTGAGGGGTCCACCGCTGGCGGCACCGGCCCGTTTCAGCCCGCCGCCGGTGCCAGCGGCGTCGGGGGCGGCACGGCCGAGATCGCGGCTGCCGCCTGGTTCTGCGTGCCGCCCTCGCCGCCACGCACCGTGACGGCATTCGAGGCGAAGGGCACGCGAGCCTCATTGAAAGCCCGGTAGACCCGCTTCAGCGACTCGCGCTGCAGCATCGAGGCCTGGTTCGGCTTGCCGGTGAATTTGAGCCTGACGACGATGGCTTGGTCGGTAATGTCGGCGACGCCCTGCATCTTGAGCGGGGCGATGAAATGCGGCCCGAACTCGGGGTCCTCCATCAGCGCGATGCCGGTCTTCTTGATCGCCTTGCGCGCCTGCTCGATATCGGCGGAATGGTCGAGGCGGACATTGAACTTCACCGTCGCCCAGTCGCGGCTGGCATTGGTCAGGGACTGGACCTGGCCGAAGGGCACGGTGTGGATCTGGCCGCTCTGGTGGCGCAACTGCATCGAGCGCAGCGAAATCTTCTCGACGGTGCCCTTGAGCCGGCCGGTATCGACATACTCGCCGACGCGGAAGGCATCCTCGATCATGAAGAAGAGGCCGGAGACGATGTCGCGCACCAGCGCCTGCGAGCCGAAGGACAGCGCGAGGCCGAGAATGCCGAAGCCGGCGAGCAGCGGTCCGATATCGACACCCAGACGCGACAGCACGATGAGGATGGTGAGGCCGAGCACGGCGCCCAGAACGACGCCGCGCAGGACCGGCAGCACCGTCGCCAGGCGCGTCGGGACGCTCGCCTCATGGGCGGCATCCTCGTCGGCGGGGCCGATGGTGGCGCGCTTGGGCGTATAGCCGTCGAAGAAGGCGTGCAGGAAGACGAGCGCGACCCAGCCGGCGAAGGCGAAGACGGCGACGCCCGCCGTCTGCCGCATCACCATGGCGAACTGGCTGGACGTGACGCCGAGCAGGAGGCCCGCCCAGATTCGGGACAGCACGAAGAACCCGGCCGCCCAGATCACGCCGACCGCCGCGGCCCGCAAGGCGGCGCCGCCCGCCAATGTCAGAGGCGTTGCGCCTTCGATGGCTTCGCGCCGCGACGCATGGCAGTTCAGCAGGCTCGCCACGCCGACGACCAGGATCGGGATCACCACGATCGCGACCTCCGTCAGAGCCGCGGCCTCCGCCCAGCGCCCGCCATTGCGCATCATCGCCGCAGCGCAGGTGACCATCCAGAGGATCACCATCACCCCCATGTAGAACCAGGCGGAGCCCCCCGCGATCAGGCGGCGCATCGCGCCGGGATGCGCGGAGCCGGCGAATATCAGCGCGGCGAGATCGCGGCGTACGTCGTTGAAGAACCACAGCTTGAACAGCGTCAGCGCCGTGCTGCTCAGCACGATCAGGCCGGTTGCCGGCAGGGGGCCGGAACCGACGCGGTGCGCCAGCAGGATGCTGATCACGGCCAGCGGCGTCGCCACGGCATAGATGGCGAGAGCCCGGTAGTGCCGCTCGGCCCGCGGCAGCGGCATGATCCGCCGCTCGGGCGCGCCCGGAGCGAGCAGGAATCGACCGGTCGCGATATAGAGAGCTCCGATCGCGGCACCATTGGCGCCCGTCGTCAGCGCGAACATCGCGAGGTCGTTCTCCGGCAGCCACGCATTGCGCGCGACGCGCACCGCGATCAGGGCCACGAGGATCGTCAGGACGTCCTGCAGCAGCCCCCAGCCGGATGCGATCAGGCGCGGGGTGAATTCCGGCCCTCTCGGCTGCCGCCGCCGGGCGAACCAACGCTCGCCGGCCAGCCGGAAGGCAAAGGCGATCGCCAGCGCGAGGCAGAGGATGCCAAGGGTGCGCCAGCCGGCCGATAAACCGCTGCGCCCGTTCAGGTTGCGCTGCCAGGCCTGCTCCCAGTCAGCGGGCAACTGGACGATGCTGGGAATCGCGGTGCCGCCCTGGTCGAGCCCCTCGACGAACTGGTCGATCAGCGCGTTGATCTGGACCTGGATGCCGTCTTCGTCCGCCATCGACGGCTTGGGCGCGTCCGGCTTGGGCGCGGCGGCAGCGGCGGGTGCAGGCGTCGCGACGCCCCCGACCCTGATCTCGACCTGCCGCCCCGGGGCGGACAGGGCATCGACCATCTTGCGGATCGTCTCGGGCGTCTCATCGCCGCGCAGGTTGAGGACGACGGAGGATTGGCTTTGAGCCTTGGCCGGTGGGACCGAGATCATCGCGGCGAGAGCGAGCACCAGACAACCGGCAAACGCCGCCAGCCGGGCAACGCTGCGCCGCGGAACGGATGCCGCCGATACTACGACGTTCATTGGCAGGTCTCCGCGCTATCCCACAAGGACAGAATGCTGGGATTCCGCGAAGTCTGGCAAGCAGTCCACGCAGGCTAAAAGGCTGCCGGTCAGCGCTTCTTCATCCAGGTGCCGATGCGCGTCACCGCTTCCTCGCATTCGCCGAGCGAACCGGCGAAGGAGAGCCGGATCGTACGGGCTCCGCGCGCCTCGTCGAAATCGAGCCCGGGCGTGATCGCGACCCCGGCTTCCTCGAGCACGCTGCGGCAGAAGGCCATCGAATCGTTCGAGTACCGGCCGATATCGAGATAGATGTAGAAGGCCCCGTCCACCGGCAGGAAATCGCCGAGCCCGATCTCAGGCAATGCCTTCAGCAGGAAGGCGCGGTTCTGCGCATAACCCGCCTTGATCGCCTCGCATTCTTCGGTCGCGTCGAAGGCCGCCTCGCCCGCGACCTGGCTGAGATAGGGAACCGAGATCGAGAAATTCTGCTGCAGGCGCTCGATCGTGCGCACCAGCCGCTGCGGCACGACGAGCCAGCCGACGCGCCAGCCGGTCATGCAATAGTATTTGGAGAAGGAGTTGACGATGATCGCATCGGGATCGGCGGCGAGCGCCGTCGTCGCCGCGGTCTCGTAGGTCAGGCCGTGATAGATCTCGTCCGAAATGTACCAGAGCCCGAGCTTGCGGCAGCAGGCGGCGACATCGGCGATGGCCTCCGGCGCCATCACCACGCCGGTCGGGTTGGCCGGGCTCATGGTCAGCACGCCGGCGAGCGGCTTCTCGCGATGGGCGCGCTCGATCAGGTCCGGCGTCAGCGCGAAGCGGGTCTCGGGGCCGACCTCGATCGCCACCGGCTCCAGCCCGAGCGCGATCAGGATGTTGCGATAGGCCGGATAGCCCGGCGCCGTGATCGCGATGCGCGAGCCGGGCTGGAAACAGGCGAGGAAGGCGAGGATGAAGCCGCCGGACGAGCCCGTCGTGACCACGATGCGCTCGGCCGCCACCTGGACGCCATAAGCGTCTCGATAATGCCGCGCGATGCGACCCCTCAGCGAATCCGTGCCGAGCGCCTGCGTATATCCGATCCGGCCATGCTCCAGCGCCCTGGCTGCCGCGGCGCGGATCGAGGCCGGCGTCGGCGCCGAGGGCTGGCCGACCTCCATGTGTACGACCGAACCGCCGCGACGCTCGATCGCCGTCGCCTGGTTCATCACGTCCATGACGATGAAGGGCGCGACGCGCTCGGCCCGCTCGGCGAGAGCGGGCAAGGCGGCAGGCGCAATCAGGGGCTTCGACATCGGCTCGTCCGGTTTCGCGAGGAGGCCCGCTCGCGTAGCCGACCCCGCCCTCGCCTGCAACCATCGGCCGCATCCGCTGGCAGAGCTGTGATTTGACCTTCACCCGCCGAACACCCACAAGCTCGCGGCTGGAAGCGCTGCTTGCGCCGCGGTTTGCCGCCCGGCGGCTATGAAAAGGATGACGAGATGGCTTTCCCGACCCTGACCAGCCTGGCGCGCGCCTGCCTGCGGCCTGCCGCGATCGCGCTGAGCCTTTGGCTTGCGGTCTCCGCCGCGCCGGCCATGGCGCAGGGCCAGCCGCTCTCGCCCGAGCAGCGCAAGGCGGTGACCGACCTTGTCCGCGAGACGCTGCTGAAGAACCCCGAGATCATCCAGGACGCCCTGATCGAGCTGGAGCGCCGCAACACGGTCGCCCAGGCCGAGGCCCAGCGCAATGCCGTCGCCGCCGAGAAGGCCCGCATCACCGACCCCGCGACCTCGGTCATCATCGGCAACCCGCAGGGCGACATCACCCTCGTCGAGTTCATGGACTACAATTGCGGCTTCTGCAAAAGGGCGATGGAGGACGTTACTGCACTCTCCAAGGCCGATCCGGAACTGCGCGTCGTGCTCAAGGACTTCCCGATCCTCGGGCCTGATTCGGTCGAGGCCAGCCGCGTCGCCGTCGCCGCCAAGAACCAGCTCCAGGGCGCGAAATATTTCGAGTTCCACAACAAGCTGATGGCCGTGAAGGGCAAGGTGAACGCCGCCAAGGCCCTCGAGGTCGCCAAGGAAGCCGGCGCCGACGTCGCCCAGTTGAAGAAGGATATGGAGGCGCCAGCAACGAAGGCAGCGATCTCGGACACCGTCGCGCTCGGCGATCGCCTCGGCCTGACCGGTACGCCGGCCTTCATCATAGGCGACGAGATCGTCTTCGGCGCGGTCGGCCAGGCCGCCCTCAAGGCGAAGATCGATTCCGTCCGCCGCTGCGGCAAGACCGACTGCGCCGGCTGATCGATCGTTCCAACATCATTCGATGGACCGGCAGGGCACTTGGAGCCTCTAAGACTTCCCCTGCCGGCCCGCAACGTTTATGAGGGCGGCTCCTGCCGCCCGCGCGCGGTGCCGGAATCAACGCCCCCTATGGTCGCCGTCCACGTCCTGAACGGACCCAATCTCAACCTGCTCGGAACCCGCGAGCCCGGAACCTATGGCGCGGTCACGCTGGCCGGCGTCGAGGAACGCCTGCGCCGCAAGGCCGAGGCGGCGGGCGTAGAACTCACCTTCCGCCAGACCAATTCCGAGGGCGAGCTGGTCACCTTCATCCAGCAGGCGGGCCTGGCCGGTGCCGGCGTCATCATCAACGCGGGCGCCTATACCCATACGTCGGTCGCCCTGCGCGACGCGATCAAGGGCGTCGATGCGCTGGCGATCGAAGTCCATATCTCCAACGTGCATGCGCGCGAGGAATTCCGGCACCACTCCTATATGGCACCGGTCTGCGTCGGCGTGATCTGCGGCTTCGGCGTCGCGAGCTATGACCTCGCTCTCGACGCGATCGTGCCGCTATTGGAAAAGCGGGCGGCGCAAGCCGCCTGAGCCATTTTTGAACGGGAGCGCGGCTCGAGCGTCGCCTCCATCCGAATATCCGAAGAAGACGGTGACACCCGCCATGGCGACCAAGAGCCCGATCGACCCCGAACTTGTCCGCGAGCTCGCCGAGCTGCTGAACCAGACCGATCTCACCGAGATCGAGGTCGAGAAGGGCGATCTGCGCGTCCGCGTCGCCCGCAACATCTCGACGACCGTGCAGGTGCCCGCCGCCGCGCCGATGATGGCGATGCCGGCCCCGGTGGCTGCCGCCGCTGCGGCGCCCGTCGAAGCCAAGCCGACCGCCGCCCATCCCGGCGCCGTGCCCTCCCCGATGGTCGGCACCGCCTATCGCCGCCCCTCGCCCGATGCCAAGCCCTTCGTCGAGATCGGCAGCGTCGTGAAGCAGGGTGAGCGCATCCTGCTCGTCGAGGCGATGAAGACCTTCAACGACATCGTCGCGCCCCGCGCCGGCAAGGTCACGGCCATTCTGGTCGAAGACGGCCAGCCGGTGGAGTACGGCGAGCCGCTGCTGGTGATCGAGTGAGCGCGGCGCCTCGCGCCGCCGGGTCCGTTTCGGGTTTCAAGATGTTCGACAAGATCCTGATCGCCAATCGTGGAGAGATCGCGCTGCGCGTGCTGCGCGCGGCCAAGGAACTCGGCATCGCGACCGTCGCGGTGCATTCCACGGCCGATGCCAACGCCATGCATGTGCGCCTCGCCGACGAGAGCGTCTGCATCGGCCCGCCGCCGGCCCGCGAGAGCTATCTCAACATCCCCGCCCTGATCGCGGCCTGCGAGATCACCGGCGCCGACGCGGTCCATCCCGGCTACGGCTTCCTCTCCGAGAACGCCCGCTTCGCCGATATCCTCGACCGGCACAACATCACCTTCATCGGCCCCAAGGCCGAGCATATCCGCTCGATGGGCGACAAGATCGAGGCCAAGCGCACCGCCAAGCGCCTCGGCATCCCCTGCGTGCCGGGCTCCGAGGGCGGCGTCGCCGACGAGGTCGAGGCCACGCGCATCATCCGCGAGATCGGCCTGCCCGTCATCATCAAGGCCGCCTCCGGCGGCGGCGGCAAGGGCATGAAGGTGGTTCGCACCGAGGACGAGATCGCCGTCCTGCTCGCCACCGCCCGCAGCGAGGCCAAGGCCAATTTCGGCGACGACGCGGTCTATATCGAGAAATATCTCGAGAAGCCGCGCCATATCGAGATTC includes:
- a CDS encoding mechanosensitive ion channel family protein — protein: MNVVVSAASVPRRSVARLAAFAGCLVLALAAMISVPPAKAQSQSSVVLNLRGDETPETIRKMVDALSAPGRQVEIRVGGVATPAPAAAAAPKPDAPKPSMADEDGIQVQINALIDQFVEGLDQGGTAIPSIVQLPADWEQAWQRNLNGRSGLSAGWRTLGILCLALAIAFAFRLAGERWFARRRQPRGPEFTPRLIASGWGLLQDVLTILVALIAVRVARNAWLPENDLAMFALTTGANGAAIGALYIATGRFLLAPGAPERRIMPLPRAERHYRALAIYAVATPLAVISILLAHRVGSGPLPATGLIVLSSTALTLFKLWFFNDVRRDLAALIFAGSAHPGAMRRLIAGGSAWFYMGVMVILWMVTCAAAMMRNGGRWAEAAALTEVAIVVIPILVVGVASLLNCHASRREAIEGATPLTLAGGAALRAAAVGVIWAAGFFVLSRIWAGLLLGVTSSQFAMVMRQTAGVAVFAFAGWVALVFLHAFFDGYTPKRATIGPADEDAAHEASVPTRLATVLPVLRGVVLGAVLGLTILIVLSRLGVDIGPLLAGFGILGLALSFGSQALVRDIVSGLFFMIEDAFRVGEYVDTGRLKGTVEKISLRSMQLRHQSGQIHTVPFGQVQSLTNASRDWATVKFNVRLDHSADIEQARKAIKKTGIALMEDPEFGPHFIAPLKMQGVADITDQAIVVRLKFTGKPNQASMLQRESLKRVYRAFNEARVPFASNAVTVRGGEGGTQNQAAAAISAVPPPTPLAPAAG
- a CDS encoding aminotransferase class I/II-fold pyridoxal phosphate-dependent enzyme gives rise to the protein MSKPLIAPAALPALAERAERVAPFIVMDVMNQATAIERRGGSVVHMEVGQPSAPTPASIRAAAARALEHGRIGYTQALGTDSLRGRIARHYRDAYGVQVAAERIVVTTGSSGGFILAFLACFQPGSRIAITAPGYPAYRNILIALGLEPVAIEVGPETRFALTPDLIERAHREKPLAGVLTMSPANPTGVVMAPEAIADVAACCRKLGLWYISDEIYHGLTYETAATTALAADPDAIIVNSFSKYYCMTGWRVGWLVVPQRLVRTIERLQQNFSISVPYLSQVAGEAAFDATEECEAIKAGYAQNRAFLLKALPEIGLGDFLPVDGAFYIYLDIGRYSNDSMAFCRSVLEEAGVAITPGLDFDEARGARTIRLSFAGSLGECEEAVTRIGTWMKKR
- a CDS encoding DsbA family protein; amino-acid sequence: MAFPTLTSLARACLRPAAIALSLWLAVSAAPAMAQGQPLSPEQRKAVTDLVRETLLKNPEIIQDALIELERRNTVAQAEAQRNAVAAEKARITDPATSVIIGNPQGDITLVEFMDYNCGFCKRAMEDVTALSKADPELRVVLKDFPILGPDSVEASRVAVAAKNQLQGAKYFEFHNKLMAVKGKVNAAKALEVAKEAGADVAQLKKDMEAPATKAAISDTVALGDRLGLTGTPAFIIGDEIVFGAVGQAALKAKIDSVRRCGKTDCAG
- the aroQ gene encoding type II 3-dehydroquinate dehydratase: MVAVHVLNGPNLNLLGTREPGTYGAVTLAGVEERLRRKAEAAGVELTFRQTNSEGELVTFIQQAGLAGAGVIINAGAYTHTSVALRDAIKGVDALAIEVHISNVHAREEFRHHSYMAPVCVGVICGFGVASYDLALDAIVPLLEKRAAQAA
- the accB gene encoding acetyl-CoA carboxylase biotin carboxyl carrier protein produces the protein MATKSPIDPELVRELAELLNQTDLTEIEVEKGDLRVRVARNISTTVQVPAAAPMMAMPAPVAAAAAAPVEAKPTAAHPGAVPSPMVGTAYRRPSPDAKPFVEIGSVVKQGERILLVEAMKTFNDIVAPRAGKVTAILVEDGQPVEYGEPLLVIE